Proteins encoded in a region of the Atopobium sp. oral taxon 416 genome:
- a CDS encoding transposase encodes MNADFECAFLKRFPHLDIVYEYFHLVKNFNEKVICKVRKDEQARLKGRG; translated from the coding sequence ATGAACGCAGACTTCGAGTGTGCATTCCTTAAGAGGTTCCCGCACCTGGACATAGTCTACGAGTACTTCCATCTCGTGAAGAACTTCAACGAGAAGGTGATCTGTAAGGTCAGGAAGGACGAGCAGGCAAGGCTTAAGGGACGAGGGTAG